The following is a genomic window from Opitutus sp. ER46.
CGCCATTCTGCCGGAGCTGAAGGGCGTCGTGGAGTATCGGCATCTGGACGTGTACTACTGGACCGAGGGCGAAAATAAGAACAAGCGCTCGGACTACCTGATGGGCGGCGTCGACTACGAGGCGGCGAAGAAGCTGACCCTCGCGGCGCGCCTGGGAAGCGAGTGGCGCAATCGCGCGAACGAGGAGAGCACCACCGGGCCGTTCGTCGAGTTTTCGGGCCGCTACCGCTATGCCGAGAAATCGGTGCTGGCCGGCGGCTTCGCCTACACGATCGACGAGGCCTCCGACGTGGCGCGGTTCACGGACCAGGAGGTGCAGCGCTACTTCGTCAGCGTGCAGCATTCGCTCACCGCGCTGATCGTCGCCTCGGTGTCGGTCAACTACGAGCCGGCGGTGCTGCAGGCGCGGCGGGCGCTCGGCTTTGTGGATCTGAACGAGGAGACCACGCGGTTCGGCGCGGCGCTCACGTATTCGCCGACGAAGAACTGGAGCATTTCCGCCACCTACGACTGGGATCACACGTCGTCTGACGACCCGATGCGCGCGACGGAGCGCCACCGGTTCGGTTTGAACGCGAGCTACACGTTCTGAGCAGCATGGCCAACGTCCACGCTGCTCCAGTCGGTGCGTCGGTTGCAGGGTTTCTGCAGATTCTTCGCCAACGCCAGTGGTTGATTGCGCTGATCCTGGCGCTCGTGGTGGTGACCACGATCGGGGTGACGGCCTTCCTGCCCAAGGGCTATCGCGCGACCACGAAAGTGCGGGTGGAGCGGCCGGACGGGCAGGTGAAGCTCTTCCAGGCGCAGACGAGCCCGAGCTACGACCCGGTTTTCCTGCAGGATCAGTTCAAGATCATGCAGTCGGAGAAAATTCTCTACCCGGTGATCGAGCGGCTGGATCTGAACCGGAAGATCGCGGCGCTGAAGGACTCGCCGGCGGCTTTCCCCTCGGCGGTCACCTACGCGATCCTGACGCGGAAGATGCTGCGGGTGGAGTCGCAGCGGGCGTCTTCGGTGATCGAGATCAACGTGGATGCGGAGGATCCGCAGCTCGCGGCCGACATCGCGAACGAAGTGGCGCGCACGTATTCGGCGGATCGGATCGCGCTCGCGACCTCGGACCAGAGTGAGGGCATGGCGCAATTGCGGCAGGAGCTGCTGAAGCAGGAACAGGCGGTTACGCGCCAGCGCGATGCCGTCGAGAAGCTGCGCAAGGAGCTGAATATTTCCGGCGTGGACCTGAACGCGCGGTACTCCGACATGGAGATCGAGACGCTGCGGCAGATGCAGAACACGCTGATCGCCCTGAGCGTGGACGCGATCGGGCGGAAGACGCGCTGGGAGCGGTTCAAGTCGATCCCGGCGGGCGAGCGCCAGAGCCTGGTCAACTCGGAGCTGATCCCGGACCAGAACATCCAGAACCTGTTGCAGGCGTACCTCGTGGCCGACCAGAAGGTGACGCAGTTGCAGGGCCGGTTGGGCGAGGCACACCCGGACCTGATCGCGGCGGTGGACAACCGGGCGAAGATCAAGGAGCAGCTCGATGCGCAACTGCGCGGGTACGAAAACTCGCTCGAGATCGCGTACAAGGAAGCCGAGGCCCGCGTGGCGGAGCTCAAGAGCCAGTTGGCGCAGGCCAAGGTGGACCAGATCCTGTCCGCGCGGGATCGGATGCGTCCCTTCGAGGAGGCGGCGCAGAAGCTGGAGGACGAAACGCGGTTGCTGACGACGCTGAAGCTGACGTTGCGGCAGCGGGAGATCGATTTCCAGGTGCCGAAGAAGACGATCGAGATCCTGAACACGGCGGAGGCGCCGCGCTTCCCGATCCGGCCGAGCTGGCCCCTGAATCTCACGTTTGCGTTCGTGTTCGGCGCCGTGCTCGCGGTCGGCGTCGCGGTGGTGCTCGAGTATTTCGACACGAGCTTCCGGAACGTGGCGGACGTCGAGGCGCGGCTGGGTCTGCCGGTGCTGGGGGTGATTCCCTTTGCCCAGGATCCGTTGGCGCGCGGCGGCGACGACCCCGCGGAGCTGGAGCCGTACCGGGTGCTCTACACCAACTTGAACCTGGCGTTGAAACCGGGGCAGGCGCATGCGCTCGTGTTCTCGTCGGCCGGGCCGGGCGAGGGGAAGTCGACGACGCTCCACCGGCTGACGCGGCTGATGGGCGAGATGGGTGACCGCGTGCTGTTGATCGACGCGGACCTGCGACGTCCGACGCAGCATCGGATTGCCGAGCGGCCGAGATCGCCAGGCCTGAGCGATCTGCTGACTGCGCAGAAGACACTGGATGAGGTGATCCAGAAGAGCATCTCGCCGGGGCTGGACTTCATCGCGAGCGGCGCGGCCGGCAATTTCACGCTCTCGCTGATCTACGCGAACCGGCTGCGGGAACTGATGACGACGCTGCGTGGGCGGTACGACCGGATCGTGTTTGATTCGCCGCCGATCATCGGGGTGAGCGACACGAGCGTGCTGATGACGGTCGTCGATGGAGTGGTGTTGCTGATCCAGCACCGGCGCAACCCGCAGAGCATGGTTCTGCGCGCGCAGCAGATCGTCGGCGGCGTGAAGGCGTCGATCCTGGGCATCGTGCTGAACCAGATTCCCGGCAACGCTGGCGGTGACTACGGTTACTACACGAGCAACTACGCCTACTATCACGAAGGCTCACGGCGCACGCGCCGTTCAGCACGTTCCGACAAGAAGCCCGAGGCCGGCGGCGAGGATCGCCTGGACCTGCACGAGTGATCGGCGGGGGGGGGGCGCGCGGCGCTTGGCCACACGTCTCGGCAGGCTGCTAGGGGCCGATGGGCAGACCGACCGCCGCCGCGAGCTTCTTCTGGTTTGTGTCGAATGTAAGAAACAAGGCTGCCTGCAGCGTGCGTGCCGACCCGATGTGCAGGATATCGAACGAGCGGTGTCCACCGTTTGCCGTGTAAGTGTTGGATAGTGTCCGAGCTTCTTCGACGACGGCATCCAAGTCACGCTGGGCTGGCTGGAGCAGCCCTGCTTGCATATCGGCTTCGAAAGCGGTCAGCGTGGCGAAGGCTTCGTCGCGCGTGATGAGCTGGCGGAACGTGGCGAAATGGACCGCATTGGTGAGTTCGTATCGATTCAGAGGCGTCACGGTGATCGGACTGCTGGAGTCCGCGATCCAGGCGCGCGCTGCAGCCGAGTTTACGTCTGAGCCGTACAAGGAGAAGAGGAAGCTGGTGTCGGCGACGATTGTAGGCATGGCGGGACCCAATCGGTGGTCGGCCGGGCCGGGAGGCGGGCGCTAGTCGCCCTGGCTCTCCGCCAGGATGGAGGCGGACTGCTCGGCGGTAAGGTGCCGGGTCCAGGGCGCGCGGGTGAGGGCCGCGCTTCGCGACCAATCGACGGTCTGAGGGACCTTCATCGTCGGCGGTACAACCCGGGCGACGATTTGGCCCCGACGCGTAACCTGGACCTCCTCGCCGGCGCCGACCCAGCGAAGGATCTCGGCATAGTTGTTCCGGAGTTCGCGTACCGACGCCGTTTTCATGTGCTACATCGTGTAGCACATCGCTCTGAAGGCAAGGCGGACATCCTTTTGTGCCCGTCGGGAGTGCGGTAAAAACACAAAAGCCCTTGATCTCTCAAGGGCTTGGAAAATGGAGCGGGCGAAGAGACTCGAACTCTCGACGTCCACCTTGGCAAGGTGGTGCTCTACCAACTGAGCTACGCCCGCAAAACAGGGTGCTAAGGAGTAGGCCCGCGAAGACCGCCGTCAACAGCTATTTTCAAAGTTTTGATCTCCCAGAGGATGGCGGGCAGTGGACGCGGAATCTCGGCCAATTTCTGCAACGTGCGCGGAGGCCGGATACGGGAGTGGGGGCGGTGCGGAGTGCGAGGTGGGGCTGATTTCCTCCGTGTGTATTCAGGGGCAATCGTGCTAACTCGCCGGCCTACCACATGAATGCCTCCGAGTTCTTTGCGCTGCCCCCTTCGCTGGCGTCCTTTGCGGCCCATTTCCCGCCCGATGTGGCGCCTTGGGAGTGGCTGAAGCGGATTGGCCCGGCGCTGGCGGCGCTGACCGAGGTGCCCGCAACCGTCACTGTTCCGCCGGGCGTGCAGGTTGAGGGCAAGGTCTGGTTGCACCCGTCGGTGAAGCTCCCGGCCTACGCCACGCTGATCGGCCCGGCCTGGATTGGCGCCAAGACCGAGATCCGTCCGGGCGCCTTCATTCGTGGCAACGTGATCATTGGCGAGGGCTGCGTCATCGGTAACGCCTGCGAATTCAAGAATTGCCTCCTCATGGATGGCGTGCAGGTGCCGCACTTCAGCTACGTCGGGGACTCCATTCTCGGGAACAACGCGCACCTCGGCGCCGGCGTCATCTGCTCGAATCTACGCCTCGATCAGAAGCCGGTGACGGTGCGCGCCAACGGCAAGACTTACGAGACCGGCTTACGCAAGTTCGGCGCGATCCTGGGCGACGCGGCCGAGGTCGGCTGCAACTCCGTGCTCAATCCGGGCGCGATCCTCGGCCGCCGCGCGCTCGTGGCGCCGACCTCGGCGTTCTCCGGCTACCTCCCGCCCGAGAATGTCGCGTACTGTCGGTCTCAGGCGAAGATCCTCCCGCGGCGCGCCTAGACCGCCTCGCACTCGCGGCGCCTTTGCCGCCGGTCGCGACCACGCGCGGCATCGGCCCTGATCGTCGGCCGTTGGCCGTCCGGGCCTCCGTCGTGCCCGATCCCTTGCCGCCTCGCGGTCAGACTGTGGGGGCCTGCCGCCGGACCCGCTGCTTGGGACCGGTGGATTTTTCGACTGACTTCCCCGGGGGCAGTCGTGTCTGCTGCTGCCTTTCGCATGCGTACGCTCACTGGCATTCAGCCCTCCGGGACGCTCCATATCGGCAACTACTTTGGCGCCATGCGCCCGGCCATCGATGCGCAGTCGCGCGGTGATTGTTTCTACTTCATCGCCGACTACCACTCGATGACCTCGCTGTTTGACCCGGCCCAGCGCCGGACGAACACCCTTGGCGTCGCCCTCGACTGGCTCGCGGCGGGGCTCGATCCGAAGCGGTGCGTGTTCTGGCGCCAGAGCGACGTGCCCGAGGTCGCCGAGTTGATGTGGCTCCTTGGCACCCTGACGCCGATGGCGCTCCTGGAGCGCGCGCACAGCTACAAGGACAAGCTTGCCAAGGGCATCGCCCCCAACTTCGGCCTGTTCGCGTACCCGGTGCTCATGGCCGCCGACATCCTGCTGTACGACACCAACGTCGTGCCGGTGGGGCGGGACCAGAAGCAGCACGTCGAGATGACGCGCGACATGGCGATCAAGTTCAACCTGGCCTATGGCGAGACCTTCGTGGTGCCCGAGTCGGAGATCCGCGACGAGATCGCGGTCGTGCCCGGGCTCGACGGCCAGAAGATGAGCAAGAGCTACGGCAACACGATCGACATCTTCGGCGAGGAGAAGGCCACGCGGAAGAAGATCATGGGCATCGTGATGGACTCCCGCACGCCGGCCGAGCCGAAGCCCGATGCCGACCGCAACATTGCCATCCAGCTTCTCAAGCTCGTCGCGCCCGCGGAGGTCGCGACCGACTACGAGAACCGGCTGCGCGCCGGCGGACTCGGCTACGGCGACCTGAAGAAGGCGCTGTTCGAGCACTACTGGAACTACTTCGCCGCCGCCCGCGCTCGCCGCGCCGAACTCGCTGCAAACATGGACTACGTTCACCAGGTGCTCCGCGACGGGGCCCAGCGGGCGCGCGTCGTGGCCGATGGCGTGCTGGCCCGGGCCCGTACTGCGAGCGGCCTGCGCTGATTCCTTCCTGCCCGCCGCGCGCCGCTAGATGACGATCGGCGCCGGTGGTCTCGGCAGCTGC
Proteins encoded in this region:
- a CDS encoding outer membrane beta-barrel protein, with the protein product MKFSHALVAVCLVAALPVRAVYAPIPEQEQGKDLTVSVRAGLLYDSNIFGGATGAINSNVYQLAPRLTYNASLTDQTFFSAIYGLGLDYIERRPGTKLLDSHDLTLRLAHAFDQSRILDLTDTYMLARNPESLLNGIPQNTDQSYARNQFDGSYSMPVTPKISLTYKARSANMKYRNASLGRLLDRLENLYGVAGSYAILPELKGVVEYRHLDVYYWTEGENKNKRSDYLMGGVDYEAAKKLTLAARLGSEWRNRANEESTTGPFVEFSGRYRYAEKSVLAGGFAYTIDEASDVARFTDQEVQRYFVSVQHSLTALIVASVSVNYEPAVLQARRALGFVDLNEETTRFGAALTYSPTKNWSISATYDWDHTSSDDPMRATERHRFGLNASYTF
- a CDS encoding polysaccharide biosynthesis tyrosine autokinase, yielding MANVHAAPVGASVAGFLQILRQRQWLIALILALVVVTTIGVTAFLPKGYRATTKVRVERPDGQVKLFQAQTSPSYDPVFLQDQFKIMQSEKILYPVIERLDLNRKIAALKDSPAAFPSAVTYAILTRKMLRVESQRASSVIEINVDAEDPQLAADIANEVARTYSADRIALATSDQSEGMAQLRQELLKQEQAVTRQRDAVEKLRKELNISGVDLNARYSDMEIETLRQMQNTLIALSVDAIGRKTRWERFKSIPAGERQSLVNSELIPDQNIQNLLQAYLVADQKVTQLQGRLGEAHPDLIAAVDNRAKIKEQLDAQLRGYENSLEIAYKEAEARVAELKSQLAQAKVDQILSARDRMRPFEEAAQKLEDETRLLTTLKLTLRQREIDFQVPKKTIEILNTAEAPRFPIRPSWPLNLTFAFVFGAVLAVGVAVVLEYFDTSFRNVADVEARLGLPVLGVIPFAQDPLARGGDDPAELEPYRVLYTNLNLALKPGQAHALVFSSAGPGEGKSTTLHRLTRLMGEMGDRVLLIDADLRRPTQHRIAERPRSPGLSDLLTAQKTLDEVIQKSISPGLDFIASGAAGNFTLSLIYANRLRELMTTLRGRYDRIVFDSPPIIGVSDTSVLMTVVDGVVLLIQHRRNPQSMVLRAQQIVGGVKASILGIVLNQIPGNAGGDYGYYTSNYAYYHEGSRRTRRSARSDKKPEAGGEDRLDLHE
- a CDS encoding type II toxin-antitoxin system VapC family toxin, which encodes MPTIVADTSFLFSLYGSDVNSAAARAWIADSSSPITVTPLNRYELTNAVHFATFRQLITRDEAFATLTAFEADMQAGLLQPAQRDLDAVVEEARTLSNTYTANGGHRSFDILHIGSARTLQAALFLTFDTNQKKLAAAVGLPIGP
- a CDS encoding type II toxin-antitoxin system prevent-host-death family antitoxin is translated as MKTASVRELRNNYAEILRWVGAGEEVQVTRRGQIVARVVPPTMKVPQTVDWSRSAALTRAPWTRHLTAEQSASILAESQGD
- a CDS encoding UDP-N-acetylglucosamine diphosphorylase, which translates into the protein MNASEFFALPPSLASFAAHFPPDVAPWEWLKRIGPALAALTEVPATVTVPPGVQVEGKVWLHPSVKLPAYATLIGPAWIGAKTEIRPGAFIRGNVIIGEGCVIGNACEFKNCLLMDGVQVPHFSYVGDSILGNNAHLGAGVICSNLRLDQKPVTVRANGKTYETGLRKFGAILGDAAEVGCNSVLNPGAILGRRALVAPTSAFSGYLPPENVAYCRSQAKILPRRA
- the trpS gene encoding tryptophan--tRNA ligase, which produces MRTLTGIQPSGTLHIGNYFGAMRPAIDAQSRGDCFYFIADYHSMTSLFDPAQRRTNTLGVALDWLAAGLDPKRCVFWRQSDVPEVAELMWLLGTLTPMALLERAHSYKDKLAKGIAPNFGLFAYPVLMAADILLYDTNVVPVGRDQKQHVEMTRDMAIKFNLAYGETFVVPESEIRDEIAVVPGLDGQKMSKSYGNTIDIFGEEKATRKKIMGIVMDSRTPAEPKPDADRNIAIQLLKLVAPAEVATDYENRLRAGGLGYGDLKKALFEHYWNYFAAARARRAELAANMDYVHQVLRDGAQRARVVADGVLARARTASGLR